The genomic DNA TTGCAAGAAAAAGATGATCGATGAAATTAGAGCGACGAGGAACTCACGATGAAATTAGGAGACGATCACTTTtcgttcaaatttaaattttaataataaatggcttaataaattttaaatttttggggCCCTTGAAGAAATGTGCATAAGGCGCTCACCTCCTCGGCCTCACCTCATATTCATGCTTGTCCCAGAtatgataaatttatagaaatttttccttcaaatggagCGCGTAATCAAATGATGTTGGACTTTTGGGTCGTCCGTCACGAATGATTTCCAATTTACTCCGATGACCAATAGAAAAATTCTATGAGACCGAACCGATCACTCCAAACTAactgttttttttattaattttttttttttgttactgatAATCCACTAATCATGCTCTGATGATATTTAGATAATAAATTATTACGTAAAAGTGTGAACTGAATCTCCGGAGAAAtacttttttagaaaataaagagGCTATTTGATCATCGTATTTACTTTTTTTCATCTCGACGTGTAACCGATCGATAGTAAAGAACGTGTCATCCTTGCCACGATAATCCACTAATCATACTTCCTATTTCTTCTtgcaaattatttaataaaatattatctaCTTTTACGTGCAGAATCTTTTTTCTCACGAATTgaacattttaatgttaaatttgATTAACATTAAGTGAATTTAGTCacattgtttttaaaataaatatttagttaATATTTTAGACGACTAATATgtgaaatattaaaatttatagtgatttcaaagagtataaggagGAATATTGCACATTCTGTTAAACATAACGTTCATTAAACGGGTGGACTCGTCAAATTAGGGCGTGTAAGTATCAATAGCATGGCGAGGTAGCACAACGACGTACCACGTCACCCTCGAGGCAACGCAGAAGAGCATTGCGGTCGGTTCCTCGAATCTCAGATCTTCCACTCGCCTCTGTCATTTTCAATCGAGGAAAGCATATTTTTTGTCTTCAAAATGTCGTTTTGGGATGCTGATTGCTTGCAAAAGTTCGCCTTCCTTCGGTTTTCGCCCATTCCCAGTGCGAGGAGCTATTAAAGTAATCGGGCTGGTGAAAAAGCGCATGCGATTTCTTGAAGTTGCAGCAAATCCATGTTTTGTTCCAGAATCCACACTCGGTCTGCCGCAAAAACAAGTTTTGCAAGGTCGTTCGTTTTCCTCTTCTGCCAAGAAATCTGACCTGGGCACGACCCTTTTACCTAGGGTTGTTGATATTGATCGCTTGGGTGGCGGCATTGTGGTGTTCGTTTGAATCGGCTGGATCTTTACGATGGCGCTGTTTAGGAAGTTCTTTTACCGCAAGCCACCAGATGGACTGCTGGAGATATCTGAGAGAGTCTATGGTATGATTACGCTTCGTTGaaactttctttctttttatattgaaaaAGGGAATAAATCTATCTTCTGATATCAATTTGTATGATTTATCAGTGATTTTGTTTTCGTTTCTAGATATTGGATCTCTTTCCAACCTGTAATTGGTCATTTCTTGTTTGATCTTCTGGTGTTGTATTGGAGCACTCTTTTGCTAACTTGATAATAGTACAAGCTCATTTGAAATTTTCTTATTGATAAATGCATCTGTTGGCTCTAAAAATCTAAATGCCTacccatcatcatcatcaatatcaagtttattattattattattattatgcacATGAATCTTATCCTCTACTAGTAGAGACAATACCATGATGCATTGAATCACACCTCAAAATGGACTAGCtgtttttgttaatttttatttGGAAGAAATTAGTTATGTTTAATGTTTGCAGTGTTTGATTGTTGCTTCACAACTGATGTATCGGAGGAAGATGAATATAAGGTCTACGTTGGAAGCATTGTGGCACAGCTACGGGAACATTTCCCTGATGCCTCTGTCATGGTATTTAACTTCCGGGAGGGAGTGAGTCAAAGTCAGATTTCTAGTATTTTGTCAGAATATGACATGACTGTGATGGATTATCCACGACAGTATGAAGGATGCCCACTGCTCACAATGGAAATGATTCACCATTTCTTAAGGTCAAGTGAAAGTTGGCTCTCATTGGGTCAACAAAATATCTTATTGATGCACTGTGAGCGAGGTGGTTGGCCAGTTCTAGCTTTTATGTTAGCAGCTCTTCTAGTTTATCACAAACAATATGCAGGAGAACAGAGGACATTAGATATGATTTATAAGCAAGCCCCTCGCGAGCTTTTGCAGTTACTATCACCGCTAAATCCACTGCCTTCTCAACTTAGATACTTGCATTATGTCTCAAGAAGAAATGTTGGCTCAGAATGGCCTCCTCTTGATAGAGCCCTTACTTTGGACTGTGTAATTCTCCGGTTTATACCTGACTTTGATGGAACTGGCGGATGCAGACCATTGTTTCGAATTTATGGGCAGGATCCCTTTCTTGCAGTTGATAGAACTCCCAAAGTTCTATTCTCAATGCCTAAGAAGAGCAAGTTAGTTCGTTTCTACAAACAGGTAATTTCAGTTTACTTTAATgagttcatattttttttaaagttgaagTGGATATTATTAAGGCCTTAGAACCTTTTTATTTcatacttttttttcttttcaaatatcAGCAACTGTCTGTGGAATTTCATGAGCTGTAGTAGTTAATTAAATACCAATTGAAATAATGTGCATGATGTTCTCTAGCTCACTTTGCTTTCCGTAAAAGAAGCTGATGTTCTCAGATGGGACCTTTTATAATCTGAAGATTTAGTTGAAAAGAGTATCATGCACGTGCATTAATGCATTTGAATACTTTTTACCGCTAGCTGGaatattatttttcaacattCTACTTATTTCTGCTTACACAGGAAGATTGTGAACTTGTTAAAATTGATATCCATTGCCATATTCAAGGGGACGTTGTGCTTGAGTGCATCAGTTTGGAGGAGGACCTACAACGTGAGGAGATGATGTTCAGAGTGATGTTCAATACAGCTTTTATCAGGTCTAACATTTTGATGCTAGATCGCGATGCAATAGATATCTTATGGGATGCTAAAGATCGATTTCCAAAGAATTTCAGAGTTGAGGTCTGTTTCCCATCCTATCATTTTCTGAGTTTGTATAAATTTATACTTCCAATGATCTCTTTTTTTGTCCTTTTTCTTTGTGAGAAGATTCTTCTTTCAGAGATGGATTCACCTAATTCAATGGCATCGTTGGAATTGATAAATGTTGATGAAAAGGAGGGCCTTCCAATTGAAGCATTCGATAAAGTGAAAGAAATGTTCAACAATTTAGATTGGCTAGAAACAAAACCAGATACTGCCATGAAAGTCCTTCAGCAGGTTGCTTCTTCTAAGTATTTGCAAGAGAAGTTGGATTCAGTTTCTCCAGTGAAATCTAAAGCTGATGCTTTTCTAGCAGAATTAAGTTCAGATATACTGTTTGAGGAAGTCGTATCTAATGAAAATAGTGACagaaaaaagaaagaatttcTCCCTCCCTCTACAATGCATTCTGTTCCATTCCACAAAATTTCTGATTCAAATTCAGAGAACAATGCTGAATTGCATGGTCTACAGGCTCTAGCAAAACTTCCATCTTTAATATCACAAAGAATTCCTGTACCTCAATCAACTGCTGCCTTTTCTTCTAATTCTAGTCCCAGCTGTCATCCAACTGTTTCAAGGTATCACAGTGCTCTTTCACCTCTTGGAATTATGACTCTGCTGGATGACCATGCTGCATCTAATACCTCTGAAGCTAACACAAAGAAGATTGCCTCAACGAGTTCAGCTTCTGGATCCACTATTCCCTCTGAGTCACCACAGCAACTATCACCAGCACAACTATTAACAACTTCAGTGAGCTATACAAAAGAAGCTTCAACATCACCACAATGCTTATCATCGGCACCAGTACTACCAACTTCAGCAAAAGAGGCTTCAGTAGAACCTGCCCATATCACTCCTCCCCCACCCCCACCACCAACACAGCCCTTGTTGTCGCCGCCAGCTCAACCAACATCACCACCAATTAGAGTATTTTCACTTACCCCTCCACCATGTTCATTAGCCCGTTTACCGCCGCCGCCACCGCCACCACCACCAAAAGTAACTATGTGTGCTCCTACTTCtgtttctcctcctcctcctcaaccACCACCAAGAGTAAGTTCATCTACGATTGCTCCTCCTCTTCCACTACCACTTCCTCATACTTGTGCTACCAAAACAGAAGCTCCAACAGTTCGCAAACAACTGGCTCCAGTGGATATCCTATCTATGTGTGTTAAAGGCTCTAGCCCAGAAGTGCCCCCATCACCAGACATACCTTCTCATCTTAGAAATTCTATTCAATCAACTTCAAATCCTCCTCCACCTCCACGTCCACCTTCCTTAAAAGTCACTTCATCGCCCCTTCCCTCTGCTGGCTTAGAAAAGTCTACTGCTTCATCAGTTACACAGCAGGTAGGCATCAAGGCAAGTAAGTCAATACCTAGTCCCCCTCCACCACCCTTGGTTACCTTGCCAATTCCCAAAGCTAACATTTCTCCATTAGGAAAAGGAGTTAATACAACTGATGTTCCTTTCCCTCCAACTCCTCCACAATCTGTCTCAGAGCATGCATTATCACCTcgacctccacctccacctccaccacctCATATTTCATCAAACAATTCAGGTGGTTCTTCTTCTGAAACATTACCTTCTCCACTTGTCCCATCTCTTGTTCCTCCAAGTTCCCGGAAGAGCCTTTCCGTTCCTTACTCTTCTGGAGCTAAGGGAACTATCTCTGAGGCAATACTTCCACCACCCCTTAGTGGTATGAATGttcctccaccaccacccccgACTTGTGGCATGAATGCACTgccacctccaccaccaccaAGTACCATGAATGCTCCTCCACCACCTCCTAGCAGCATGAATGcccctccaccaccaccacccttcAGGGGCATGAATGCTCCTCCACCACCTCCTAGTGGCATGAATGCTCCTCCACCACCTCCCAGTGGCATGAATGGTTCTTTGTTAGGAGGGAAGGGACAGCTCCCAAGTCGAACTCCAACTTCCAGAAACTTTCAGTTTAACCAGTCCACATCAAAAAAGTCTAACTTGAAGCCATTGCATTGGGTTAAAGTAACAAGAGCAGTGCAAGGAAGCCTATGGGCTGAGTCACAAAATACAgatgaattttcaaagtatttggtGTTCCTTTGTTATTGTGTTAAGATTTCACTTTTTAGAATTTATCTCATACTGCCTATTTTATTGT from Zingiber officinale cultivar Zhangliang chromosome 4A, Zo_v1.1, whole genome shotgun sequence includes the following:
- the LOC121971110 gene encoding formin-like protein 18 isoform X3, producing the protein MALFRKFFYRKPPDGLLEISERVYVFDCCFTTDVSEEDEYKVYVGSIVAQLREHFPDASVMVFNFREGVSQSQISSILSEYDMTVMDYPRQYEGCPLLTMEMIHHFLRSSESWLSLGQQNILLMHCERGGWPVLAFMLAALLVYHKQYAGEQRTLDMIYKQAPRELLQLLSPLNPLPSQLRYLHYVSRRNVGSEWPPLDRALTLDCVILRFIPDFDGTGGCRPLFRIYGQDPFLAVDRTPKVLFSMPKKSKLVRFYKQEDCELVKIDIHCHIQGDVVLECISLEEDLQREEMMFRVMFNTAFIRSNILMLDRDAIDILWDAKDRFPKNFRVEILLSEMDSPNSMASLELINVDEKEGLPIEAFDKVKEMFNNLDWLETKPDTAMKVLQQVASSKYLQEKLDSVSPVKSKADAFLAELSSDILFEEVVSNENSDRKKKEFLPPSTMHSVPFHKISDSNSENNAELHGLQALAKLPSLISQRIPVPQSTAAFSSNSSPSCHPTVSRYHSALSPLGIMTLLDDHAASNTSEANTKKIASTSSASGSTIPSESPQQLSPAQLLTTSVSYTKEASTSPQCLSSAPVLPTSAKEASVEPAHITPPPPPPPTQPLLSPPAQPTSPPIRVFSLTPPPCSLARLPPPPPPPPPKVTMCAPTSVSPPPPQPPPRVSSSTIAPPLPLPLPHTCATKTEAPTVRKQLAPVDILSMCVKGSSPEVPPSPDIPSHLRNSIQSTSNPPPPPRPPSLKVTSSPLPSAGLEKSTASSVTQQVGIKASKSIPSPPPPPLVTLPIPKANISPLGKGVNTTDVPFPPTPPQSVSEHALSPRPPPPPPPPHISSNNSGGSSSETLPSPLVPSLVPPSSRKSLSVPYSSGAKGTISEAILPPPLSGMNVPPPPPPTCGMNALPPPPPPSTMNAPPPPPSSMNAPPPPPPFRGMNAPPPPPSGMNAPPPPPSGMNGSLLGGKGQLPSRTPTSRNFQFNQSTSKKSNLKPLHWVKVTRAVQGSLWAESQNTDEFSKAPEFDMSELESLFSTAVPSPNIQGAGSKSGRSTAPKFDKVHLIDLRRANNCEIMLTKVKMPLNDLMSSVLALDDSILDIDQIENLIKFCPTKEEMELLKAYNGDIENLGKCEQYFLELMKVPRVESKLRVFSFKLQFRSQVADLKGNLNIVKTASEEIRSSVKLKRIMQTILSLGNALNQGTARGSAVGFRLDSLLKLSDTRARNNKMTLMHYLCKVLAEKLPELLDFPKSLVSLEAASKMQLKILAEEMQAINKGLEKVEHELTASENDGLVSQVFCQGRNADAVALYFGEDPARCPFEQAVSTLFNFVKLFSHAHEDNSKQLELEKKKAQKEAEVEKAKVTNSKKEPQNTQSPADGAWRK
- the LOC121971110 gene encoding formin-like protein 6 isoform X4; this encodes MMFRVMFNTAFIRSNILMLDRDAIDILWDAKDRFPKNFRVEILLSEMDSPNSMASLELINVDEKEGLPIEAFDKVKEMFNNLDWLETKPDTAMKVLQQVASSKYLQEKLDSVSPVKSKADAFLAELSSDILFEEVVSNENSDRKKKEFLPPSTMHSVPFHKISDSNSENNAELHGLQALAKLPSLISQRIPVPQSTAAFSSNSSPSCHPTVSRYHSALSPLGIMTLLDDHAASNTSEANTKKIASTSSASGSTIPSESPQQLSPAQLLTTSVSYTKEASTSPQCLSSAPVLPTSAKEASVEPAHITPPPPPPPTQPLLSPPAQPTSPPIRVFSLTPPPCSLARLPPPPPPPPPKVTMCAPTSVSPPPPQPPPRVSSSTIAPPLPLPLPHTCATKTEAPTVRKQLAPVDILSMCVKGSSPEVPPSPDIPSHLRNSIQSTSNPPPPPRPPSLKVTSSPLPSAGLEKSTASSVTQQVGIKASKSIPSPPPPPLVTLPIPKANISPLGKGVNTTDVPFPPTPPQSVSEHALSPRPPPPPPPPHISSNNSGGSSSETLPSPLVPSLVPPSSRKSLSVPYSSGAKGTISEAILPPPLSGMNVPPPPPPTCGMNALPPPPPPSTMNAPPPPPSSMNAPPPPPPFRGMNAPPPPPSGMNAPPPPPSGMNGSLLGGKGQLPSRTPTSRNFQFNQSTSKKSNLKPLHWVKVTRAVQGSLWAESQNTDEFSKAPEFDMSELESLFSTAVPSPNIQGAGSKSGRSTAPKFDKVHLIDLRRANNCEIMLTKVKMPLNDLMSSVLALDDSILDIDQIENLIKFCPTKEEMELLKAYNGDIENLGKCEQYFLELMKVPRVESKLRVFSFKLQFRSQVADLKGNLNIVKTASEEIRSSVKLKRIMQTILSLGNALNQGTARGSAVGFRLDSLLKLSDTRARNNKMTLMHYLCKVLAEKLPELLDFPKSLVSLEAASKMQLKILAEEMQAINKGLEKVEHELTASENDGLVSQVFCQTLKGFLVGAEAEVRSLTSLYSSVGRNADAVALYFGEDPARCPFEQAVSTLFNFVKLFSHAHEDNSKQLELEKKKAQKEAEVEKAKVTNSKKEPQNTQSPADGAWRK
- the LOC121971110 gene encoding formin-like protein 18 isoform X2 — protein: MALFRKFFYRKPPDGLLEISERVYVFDCCFTTDVSEEDEYKVYVGSIVAQLREHFPDASVMVFNFREGVSQSQISSILSEYDMTVMDYPRQYEGCPLLTMEMIHHFLRSSESWLSLGQQNILLMHCERGGWPVLAFMLAALLVYHKQYAGEQRTLDMIYKQAPRELLQLLSPLNPLPSQLRYLHYVSRRNVGSEWPPLDRALTLDCVILRFIPDFDGTGGCRPLFRIYGQDPFLAVDRTPKVLFSMPKKSKLVRFYKQEDCELVKIDIHCHIQGDVVLECISLEEDLQREEMMFRVMFNTAFIRSNILMLDRDAIDILWDAKDRFPKNFRVEILLSEMDSPNSMASLELINVDEKEGLPIEAFDKVKEMFNNLDWLETKPDTAMKVLQQVASSKYLQEKLDSVSPVKSKADAFLAELSSDILFEEVVSNENSDRKKKEFLPPSTMHSVPFHKISDSNSENNAELHGLQALAKLPSLISQRIPVPQSTAAFSSNSSPSCHPTVSRYHSALSPLGIMTLLDDHAASNTSEANTKKIASTSSASGSTIPSESPQQLSPAQLLTTSVSYTKEASTSPQCLSSAPVLPTSAKEASVEPAHITPPPPPPPTQPLLSPPAQPTSPPIRVFSLTPPPCSLARLPPPPPPPPPKVTMCAPTSVSPPPPQPPPRVSSSTIAPPLPLPLPHTCATKTEAPTVRKQLAPVDILSMCVKGSSPEVPPSPDIPSHLRNSIQSTSNPPPPPRPPSLKVTSSPLPSAGLEKSTASSVTQQVGIKASKSIPSPPPPPLVTLPIPKANISPLGKGVNTTDVPFPPTPPQSVSEHALSPRPPPPPPPPHISSNNSGGSSSETLPSPLVPSLVPPSSRKSLSVPYSSGAKGTISEAILPPPLSGMNVPPPPPPTCGMNALPPPPPPSTMNAPPPPPSSMNAPPPPPPFRGMNAPPPPPSGMNAPPPPPSGMNGSLLGGKGQLPSRTPTSRNFQFNQSTSKKSNLKPLHWVKVTRAVQGSLWAESQNTDEFSKAPEFDMSELESLFSTAVPSPNIQGAGSKSGRSTAPKFDKVHLIDLRRANNCEIMLTKVKMPLNDLMSSVLALDDSILDIDQIENLIKFCPTKEEMELLKAYNGDIENLGKCEQYFLELMKVPRVESKLRVFSFKLQFRSQVADLKGNLNIVKTASEEIRSSVKLKRIMQTILSLGNALNQGTARGSAVGFRLDSLLKLSDTRARNNKMTLMHYLCKVLAEKLPELLDFPKSLVSLEAASKMQLKILAEEMQAINKGLEKVEHELTASENDGLVSQVFCQTLKGFLVGAEAEVRSLTSLYSSVGRNADAVALYFGEDPARCPFEQDNSKQLELEKKKAQKEAEVEKAKVTNSKKEPQNTQSPADGAWRK
- the LOC121971110 gene encoding formin-like protein 18 isoform X1, whose translation is MALFRKFFYRKPPDGLLEISERVYVFDCCFTTDVSEEDEYKVYVGSIVAQLREHFPDASVMVFNFREGVSQSQISSILSEYDMTVMDYPRQYEGCPLLTMEMIHHFLRSSESWLSLGQQNILLMHCERGGWPVLAFMLAALLVYHKQYAGEQRTLDMIYKQAPRELLQLLSPLNPLPSQLRYLHYVSRRNVGSEWPPLDRALTLDCVILRFIPDFDGTGGCRPLFRIYGQDPFLAVDRTPKVLFSMPKKSKLVRFYKQEDCELVKIDIHCHIQGDVVLECISLEEDLQREEMMFRVMFNTAFIRSNILMLDRDAIDILWDAKDRFPKNFRVEILLSEMDSPNSMASLELINVDEKEGLPIEAFDKVKEMFNNLDWLETKPDTAMKVLQQVASSKYLQEKLDSVSPVKSKADAFLAELSSDILFEEVVSNENSDRKKKEFLPPSTMHSVPFHKISDSNSENNAELHGLQALAKLPSLISQRIPVPQSTAAFSSNSSPSCHPTVSRYHSALSPLGIMTLLDDHAASNTSEANTKKIASTSSASGSTIPSESPQQLSPAQLLTTSVSYTKEASTSPQCLSSAPVLPTSAKEASVEPAHITPPPPPPPTQPLLSPPAQPTSPPIRVFSLTPPPCSLARLPPPPPPPPPKVTMCAPTSVSPPPPQPPPRVSSSTIAPPLPLPLPHTCATKTEAPTVRKQLAPVDILSMCVKGSSPEVPPSPDIPSHLRNSIQSTSNPPPPPRPPSLKVTSSPLPSAGLEKSTASSVTQQVGIKASKSIPSPPPPPLVTLPIPKANISPLGKGVNTTDVPFPPTPPQSVSEHALSPRPPPPPPPPHISSNNSGGSSSETLPSPLVPSLVPPSSRKSLSVPYSSGAKGTISEAILPPPLSGMNVPPPPPPTCGMNALPPPPPPSTMNAPPPPPSSMNAPPPPPPFRGMNAPPPPPSGMNAPPPPPSGMNGSLLGGKGQLPSRTPTSRNFQFNQSTSKKSNLKPLHWVKVTRAVQGSLWAESQNTDEFSKAPEFDMSELESLFSTAVPSPNIQGAGSKSGRSTAPKFDKVHLIDLRRANNCEIMLTKVKMPLNDLMSSVLALDDSILDIDQIENLIKFCPTKEEMELLKAYNGDIENLGKCEQYFLELMKVPRVESKLRVFSFKLQFRSQVADLKGNLNIVKTASEEIRSSVKLKRIMQTILSLGNALNQGTARGSAVGFRLDSLLKLSDTRARNNKMTLMHYLCKVLAEKLPELLDFPKSLVSLEAASKMQLKILAEEMQAINKGLEKVEHELTASENDGLVSQVFCQTLKGFLVGAEAEVRSLTSLYSSVGRNADAVALYFGEDPARCPFEQAVSTLFNFVKLFSHAHEDNSKQLELEKKKAQKEAEVEKAKVTNSKKEPQNTQSPADGAWRK